One genomic window of Dunckerocampus dactyliophorus isolate RoL2022-P2 chromosome 7, RoL_Ddac_1.1, whole genome shotgun sequence includes the following:
- the LOC129185760 gene encoding uncharacterized protein LOC129185760: MISPRSSGAPRKYFPTPTFLLLTMTAFHSRDVEEETDTAKDLKARVDHLMTAETTNHINIQDLIVSVKDLMTAETTNTKTIQDLTTRVDHLKTAETANENTIQILTAHVDHLKTAENTNNKTIPDLKARVDHLMTAETANHITIQDLTTRVDKLDGMSDKRKVWFAAVGGNTKTCDGKVMFGNVRTNMGNAYDANTGIFTAPYKGAYFFTLNYLSVGKRINLRVYKEKDGNRERLMDVYDDTNITGKYYMASSSRMVDLEDGEKVYINADSDDELTNYWSNVFSGFLLHPM, from the exons ATGATTTCACCACGATCGAGCGGTGCGccgaggaaatacttccccacaccaacgttccttctcctcacgatgacagcatttcattcccgTGAT GTGGAGGAAGAGACCGACACCGCCAAG GATCTAAAGGCACGTGTGGACCACCTGATGACTGCGGAGACCACAAACCACATCAACATTCAG GATCTGATTGTAAGTGTGAAAGACCTGATGACTGCAGAGACCACAAACACCAAAACCATTCAG GATCTAACCACACGTGTGGACCACCTGAAGACTGCAGAGACTGCAAATGAAAACACCATTCAG ATTCTCACTGCACATGTGGACCACCTGAAGACTGCAGagaacacaaacaacaaaaccatTCCG GATCTAAAGGCACGTGTGGACCACCTGATGACTGCGGAGACTGCAAACCACATCACCATTCAG GATCTAACCACACGTGTGGACAAGCTGGATGGCATGTcag acaaacGTAAGGTGTGGTTTGCAGCAGTAGGGGGCAACACAAAGACATGTGATGGCAAGGTGATGTTTGGCAACGTGCGCACCAACATGGGTAACGCCTATGATGCCAACACAG GCATTTTCACAGCCCCCTACAAGGGCGCCTACTTCTTCACCTTGAACTACCTATCAGTTGGTAAGAGGATTAATCTACGTGTGTATAAGGAGAAGGATGGGAACAGAGAGAGGCTGATGGACGTGTATGACGACACCAACATCACAGGGAAGTACTACATGGCCTCCAGCAGCAGGATGGTTGACCTGGAGGATGGAGAGAAGGTGTATATCAATGCTGATAGTGACGATGAACTTACAAATTATTGGTCTAACGTGTTCAGTGGCTTCCTGCTGCATCCCATGTAA